A single Fibrobacter sp. DNA region contains:
- a CDS encoding pyridoxal-phosphate dependent enzyme: MIPLFAQYPGIADTLPYLSLGNFPVPVREMDGLCRETGRDGLYIKRDDLSGDLYGGNKVRKLEFVLAKAVSEGATRVITSGAAGSNHALATAMYASRAGLKVDLMLVEQESTASVRENLLSDFSTGAVMHLDSSFESLLKSIRALVEYYTEKEGQKPFVIPPGGTTAEGVAGYVNAAFELRDQIISGQIPCPQSIYVAFGTMGTAAGLFLGLKAAGLPCTLKAVSVVPSCMADQSKCFELVESANRLLHDADPAFPVCQFKESDITIEENYLGSGYGVVTDEARNGIEIISRSEGIHLDGVYSGKAFAAFLDEARFGKTGDLLFWNTKNSRPLPETALKTDYHLLPPEFHHYFQKEE; encoded by the coding sequence ATGATACCTTTATTTGCCCAATATCCCGGAATTGCGGATACGCTGCCCTATCTCTCTCTGGGCAATTTCCCGGTTCCAGTCCGGGAAATGGATGGACTGTGCAGAGAGACAGGCAGAGATGGATTATACATAAAGCGGGATGATTTGAGTGGTGATCTTTATGGCGGCAACAAGGTAAGAAAGCTTGAGTTTGTGCTTGCAAAAGCAGTTTCTGAGGGGGCAACAAGAGTTATTACATCCGGAGCCGCAGGCTCAAATCACGCCCTGGCAACAGCAATGTATGCCTCAAGAGCAGGCCTGAAAGTGGACCTGATGCTGGTAGAACAGGAAAGTACAGCTTCTGTTCGTGAAAACCTGCTTTCAGATTTTTCCACCGGTGCCGTCATGCATCTTGACAGTTCCTTTGAGTCACTTCTGAAATCTATTCGGGCTCTGGTTGAGTACTACACTGAAAAAGAAGGGCAAAAACCCTTTGTGATTCCACCCGGAGGCACAACAGCAGAGGGAGTGGCCGGATATGTGAATGCTGCGTTTGAGCTTCGGGATCAGATTATTTCAGGGCAGATTCCATGTCCCCAATCGATCTATGTTGCTTTTGGAACGATGGGTACTGCCGCCGGACTATTCCTCGGACTAAAGGCTGCCGGTCTCCCCTGCACACTTAAGGCAGTGAGTGTAGTTCCTTCCTGTATGGCAGATCAGTCAAAGTGTTTCGAGCTTGTTGAATCCGCAAACCGCCTCCTTCATGATGCCGATCCCGCTTTTCCGGTGTGTCAGTTCAAAGAGAGCGACATTACGATTGAGGAAAATTATCTTGGAAGCGGTTACGGGGTGGTAACAGATGAGGCAAGGAATGGAATAGAGATCATCTCAAGAAGTGAAGGGATACATCTTGACGGAGTCTACTCAGGGAAGGCTTTCGCGGCTTTTCTTGATGAGGCGCGGTTCGGGAAAACAGGAGATCTTCTTTTTTGGAACACAAAAAACTCCCGGCCACTTCCGGAGACCGCTTTAAAAACCGATTATCACCTTCTTCCTCCCGAGTTTCATCATTATTTCCAAAAGGAAGAGTAA
- a CDS encoding TIGR02147 family protein, which translates to MMSVYEYFDYRKLLKDLFEEQKAQNRFFSYRTLAGMVGFTSAGFFTKILQGAVNISPQKAIAFAKAFHLTKLETRYFEKLVAFNQARTHEERRFYLEQLVALRQNKLKTLTSKEYELFSEWYFVVIREILDFYPFNGNYKELGNMLQPAIAATDARKAIDTLEELKLIRRKADGYYERTGELVNTSDSLMNVAITNFQINSSELAKDAIQNVPKEAREISTLTLSISQSTYEEIRNRLRDLRRELLELAQRETLPDRVYQVNMQLFPVTKPYNRSIGAGELLVKGKRGRKPLGLKNVSENMKMALQE; encoded by the coding sequence ATGATGTCTGTCTATGAGTACTTTGATTACCGTAAGCTGCTTAAGGATCTCTTTGAAGAGCAGAAGGCGCAAAACCGCTTTTTTTCCTACCGGACACTTGCCGGCATGGTAGGATTTACATCAGCAGGATTTTTTACCAAAATTCTCCAGGGGGCGGTTAACATTTCACCCCAGAAAGCTATTGCCTTCGCAAAAGCATTCCATCTGACAAAGCTCGAAACAAGGTATTTTGAAAAACTTGTAGCCTTCAATCAGGCAAGAACCCACGAGGAGCGAAGGTTCTACCTTGAACAGCTTGTTGCCCTGAGACAGAACAAACTGAAAACTTTAACCTCCAAGGAGTATGAACTCTTTAGTGAATGGTACTTCGTTGTTATCCGGGAAATACTCGATTTTTATCCATTCAACGGCAACTACAAAGAACTGGGGAATATGCTCCAGCCAGCTATTGCGGCAACTGATGCCAGAAAAGCGATTGATACTCTTGAAGAGCTGAAACTCATCAGAAGAAAAGCAGATGGATATTATGAACGCACCGGAGAACTGGTTAACACCTCTGATTCCTTGATGAATGTGGCAATCACAAATTTCCAGATCAACTCTTCTGAACTGGCCAAAGATGCTATCCAGAATGTACCCAAAGAAGCAAGAGAGATTTCAACACTTACCCTCAGTATTTCACAATCCACTTATGAGGAGATACGCAACAGACTGAGGGATCTTAGACGTGAACTGCTGGAGCTTGCACAAAGAGAAACCCTTCCGGACAGAGTATATCAGGTCAACATGCAGCTTTTTCCAGTCACCAAACCCTACAACCGCTCAATTGGCGCAGGAGAACTGCTGGTTAAGGGAAAAAGGGGAAGAAAACCTCTGGGTTTGAAGAATGTGTCGGAAAATATGAAAATGGCACTGCAGGAATAA
- the prfB gene encoding peptide chain release factor 2 (programmed frameshift), whose amino-acid sequence MATIIEITRIKDLRTRIDNLRGIFEVDQLEQKIETFESQASGNDFWDDPKEAQKVLKEIKNAKRVIEPWKKAYNDGEELEQFFLMASEDGDEKTLVELNEQADELEKQIAHIEFIRKLSGEDDSAPSILTIHSGAGGTESCDWTEMLFRMYSRWMERRGFTQNILDYQPGDEAGLKSVTVEVQGEYAYGHLKAESGVHRLVRISPFDSNARRHTSFASVYAYPIVEEVDDFQIEEKDIRVDTYRASGAGGQHINKTDSAVRMTHIPTGIVVACQNERSQMKNRSTALRLLKARVRQHYKDIEERERQSKLAEKKKIEWGSQIRSYVLHPYNLVKDHRTDVETSNTQAVLDGDIDMFIEAYLLNF is encoded by the exons ATGGCCACTATCATTGAGATAACCAGAATAAAAGATCTCAGGACCAGAATTGATAATCTGCGG GGTATCTTTGAAGTAGATCAATTGGAGCAGAAGATCGAAACCTTCGAGTCGCAAGCTTCCGGGAATGATTTCTGGGATGATCCCAAGGAAGCACAAAAGGTATTAAAAGAGATCAAGAATGCAAAAAGGGTGATTGAACCCTGGAAAAAAGCCTACAACGATGGTGAAGAGCTTGAGCAGTTCTTTCTGATGGCAAGTGAAGATGGTGATGAAAAAACACTTGTTGAACTGAATGAGCAAGCCGATGAACTTGAAAAACAAATCGCTCATATTGAATTTATCAGAAAACTCAGTGGTGAGGATGATAGTGCTCCGTCAATTTTGACTATACACAGCGGAGCAGGTGGAACGGAATCCTGTGACTGGACCGAAATGCTTTTCCGCATGTATTCAAGATGGATGGAACGCAGAGGTTTTACTCAGAACATTCTGGACTATCAACCCGGTGATGAAGCCGGGCTCAAGAGTGTAACTGTCGAGGTACAGGGCGAATACGCTTATGGACATCTGAAAGCTGAATCTGGTGTTCATCGTCTGGTCAGGATCTCTCCATTTGATTCTAACGCGCGTCGCCATACCTCTTTTGCATCTGTCTATGCTTATCCAATCGTTGAAGAGGTCGATGATTTCCAGATTGAGGAAAAGGATATCAGAGTCGATACTTACAGGGCAAGCGGGGCGGGAGGCCAGCATATCAATAAAACCGACAGTGCAGTAAGGATGACCCATATACCCACAGGAATAGTCGTTGCCTGCCAGAATGAGCGGTCACAAATGAAAAACAGGTCCACAGCCCTGAGACTCCTCAAAGCCCGGGTCCGTCAGCACTATAAAGATATCGAGGAAAGGGAGAGGCAATCCAAACTGGCTGAGAAAAAGAAGATCGAGTGGGGAAGCCAGATCCGTTCCTACGTGCTGCATCCTTACAATCTGGTCAAGGATCACCGTACGGATGTGGAGACTTCAAACACCCAGGCCGTACTCGATGGGGACATTGACATGTTTATCGAAGCTTATCTTCTGAATTTCTGA
- a CDS encoding FKBP-type peptidyl-prolyl cis-trans isomerase, which yields MRNSFFFTTIFLLSFIANGQNSNKPQFNDRADSLSYIIGRDVGSQLKDFGTTVRMPQFTLGVQQAMEGVESPIDSAAADSLRKSFADEVQRKMQQQQEELASKNKKESDTFLSSNKKQKGVQVTKSGLQYKVIQKSSGPKPTATDSVRVIYKGMLMDNTVFDSTTAENPATLDLQRTIPGISEGIQLMSEGATYRFFVPPDLAYGPTGAPPVIPPNSVLIFDITLQEILGKQKNASQIRNQ from the coding sequence GTGCGAAATTCATTTTTCTTTACTACTATTTTTCTGCTCTCATTCATTGCCAATGGTCAAAACTCAAACAAACCTCAGTTTAATGATAGGGCAGACAGTCTAAGCTACATAATCGGCCGTGATGTCGGATCACAGCTCAAAGACTTCGGAACAACAGTCCGGATGCCTCAGTTCACTCTCGGTGTGCAGCAGGCTATGGAAGGGGTAGAATCACCAATAGATTCCGCTGCAGCAGATTCACTGCGAAAGAGCTTTGCTGACGAGGTCCAGAGAAAAATGCAGCAACAGCAGGAAGAACTCGCCAGCAAAAATAAAAAAGAGAGCGATACTTTCCTCTCCAGCAATAAAAAACAAAAGGGAGTTCAGGTGACAAAAAGCGGTCTGCAGTACAAAGTTATCCAGAAAAGCAGTGGTCCTAAACCCACCGCTACCGACTCTGTAAGGGTAATCTACAAGGGAATGCTCATGGATAATACGGTGTTTGACAGCACCACAGCTGAAAACCCAGCCACTCTTGATCTGCAGCGCACAATTCCTGGAATCTCAGAAGGCATTCAGTTAATGAGTGAGGGAGCTACATATCGCTTCTTTGTTCCACCGGATCTCGCCTATGGCCCTACTGGCGCTCCACCGGTTATTCCCCCCAACTCAGTTCTGATATTTGATATCACACTACAGGAGATACTGGGTAAACAGAAAAATGCTTCTCAAATCCGGAATCAATAA
- a CDS encoding AMP-binding protein encodes MLLGDFLNRSAERFPQKKAVINLGRSIDYQTLYSSACRLSNGLLSRGMSRQSRVAVYLENSIESVISIFGILKAGGVFLVINPQVKSKKLSYILRDCSVWALITDSVGAQQIIDAQVSSPELKLMLVCDYERECRQESFSAEQGEGIETVMFQSFLNSFSDQEPPRSCIDIDLASLMYTSGSTGDPKGVMLTHQNMVTAARSITQYLKNRPEDIILNYLPLSFDYGLYQVLMSVLFGGTVILERAFVYPYQAIRRILDEKVTGFPIVPAMAALLLQLRDLENYDFSHVRYLSNTGQALPPMHIDGLKKAFKNAGIYSMYGLTECKRVSYLPPSELSRRPLSVGKAIPNTEVWLIDDAGNRIIEPWTVGELVIRGAHVMKGYWGKEEETAAVLKPGTYPGERVLLSGDYFKMDEEGFLYFVSRKDDMIKSGGERISPREIEDVLYEIDGVSEVAVTGVPDEILGFAVKAFVVLKEGVDLTVEQIMDFCRQKLEHSRIPKEIEFRDSLPKSSSGKVCKRELR; translated from the coding sequence ATGCTGCTGGGCGATTTTTTAAACAGAAGTGCTGAGAGATTTCCCCAAAAAAAAGCTGTGATCAATCTGGGACGAAGCATCGATTACCAGACCTTATACAGTTCTGCATGCCGGCTCTCAAACGGACTTCTTTCCCGTGGGATGAGCCGTCAGAGCCGGGTGGCTGTTTACCTCGAAAACTCCATTGAATCAGTGATATCAATCTTTGGTATTCTTAAGGCCGGAGGAGTCTTTCTGGTAATTAACCCACAGGTTAAAAGTAAAAAGCTCTCATATATACTGCGGGACTGTTCTGTCTGGGCACTTATAACAGATAGTGTTGGAGCGCAGCAGATCATCGATGCGCAAGTCAGCAGTCCGGAATTAAAACTTATGCTTGTTTGTGATTACGAAAGAGAATGCCGGCAGGAGAGCTTTTCAGCAGAGCAGGGAGAAGGAATTGAAACAGTGATGTTTCAGAGTTTTTTAAACTCTTTTTCTGACCAGGAACCACCGCGCTCCTGTATCGACATCGATCTGGCATCGCTTATGTATACATCCGGTTCAACAGGGGACCCAAAGGGTGTGATGCTGACACATCAGAACATGGTGACCGCTGCCCGTTCCATCACTCAGTATCTGAAGAACCGTCCTGAGGATATTATCCTCAACTACCTTCCGCTCTCTTTTGACTACGGGCTATATCAGGTTCTCATGAGTGTGCTGTTCGGAGGAACTGTAATTTTAGAGAGGGCATTTGTTTATCCGTATCAGGCGATACGCAGAATCTTAGATGAGAAGGTAACCGGGTTTCCAATTGTACCGGCTATGGCAGCTTTACTTCTTCAGTTGCGGGATCTTGAAAACTATGATTTTTCCCATGTCAGATATCTTTCAAACACCGGCCAGGCACTTCCGCCTATGCATATAGATGGTCTTAAAAAAGCCTTTAAAAATGCCGGGATATATTCGATGTATGGTTTGACAGAGTGCAAGAGAGTCTCCTACCTCCCGCCATCGGAACTGTCCCGTCGTCCTCTTTCAGTTGGAAAGGCGATTCCAAACACAGAGGTCTGGCTTATTGATGATGCGGGAAATCGAATCATCGAACCCTGGACAGTAGGGGAGCTTGTGATAAGGGGGGCACATGTGATGAAGGGCTACTGGGGAAAGGAAGAAGAAACCGCTGCAGTGCTTAAACCTGGAACTTATCCGGGCGAAAGAGTGCTCTTAAGCGGAGATTACTTCAAGATGGATGAAGAGGGGTTTCTGTATTTTGTATCCCGTAAAGATGATATGATAAAAAGCGGCGGGGAGAGGATAAGCCCCAGAGAGATTGAAGATGTGCTTTACGAAATTGATGGTGTCAGCGAAGTTGCAGTCACAGGTGTTCCCGATGAGATACTTGGATTTGCAGTGAAGGCTTTTGTGGTACTGAAGGAGGGAGTGGATCTTACGGTAGAGCAGATAATGGATTTTTGCAGGCAGAAGCTGGAACACTCCAGAATACCTAAAGAGATCGAATTCCGCGATTCTCTTCCTAAATCCTCAAGCGGAAAAGTATGTAAAAGGGAACTAAGGTAA
- a CDS encoding YkgJ family cysteine cluster protein, producing MRKAKIKKQREFLTIECGRCATCCSVPVVPVTCSDVRRLCEALGLPARKIIRFYNEKEMEYDPEADLWVKLKKGKLAMGLRKRNSRCIFLNKHNLCSVYRCRPLTCRTFPYVVEFDDDDNPEKVSLNKIVDCKCTRKKKSPLQSVICDVRMEHSEDDFYYDKILGWNRRKAGGTIDEFLRFIGLTF from the coding sequence ATGAGGAAAGCAAAAATCAAAAAGCAACGTGAATTTCTGACAATTGAATGTGGCCGATGTGCCACATGCTGCTCAGTACCGGTTGTGCCGGTCACATGCAGTGATGTGCGGCGGCTCTGTGAAGCTCTTGGTCTGCCGGCCAGGAAAATAATCCGTTTCTATAATGAAAAGGAAATGGAGTATGATCCTGAGGCGGACCTGTGGGTAAAACTGAAAAAGGGAAAGCTGGCCATGGGCCTGCGAAAACGCAATTCACGCTGTATATTTCTTAACAAGCACAATCTTTGCTCGGTTTACAGATGTCGTCCATTGACCTGCCGCACCTTTCCCTATGTGGTGGAATTCGATGATGATGACAATCCCGAAAAAGTATCTCTTAACAAAATTGTCGACTGCAAATGCACCCGTAAAAAGAAATCACCACTCCAGTCTGTTATCTGTGATGTCAGAATGGAACACTCTGAGGATGACTTCTATTATGATAAGATTCTGGGGTGGAACAGACGTAAAGCGGGAGGAACCATAGATGAGTTCCTCAGGTTTATCGGCCTCACATTTTAA
- a CDS encoding glycosyltransferase: protein MALKRVPDLKLVLFEISSHPGATAANDLLKILSEEPCPILLTVNEWGLDSDGILHQFMSEKNMLHVNWFVDDPVFDEMMLKKKFRPSPMRIDFVSDRGYIPWMIKKNYNPFFLPLGTDPSIFHPSVPGESKEHQIVFVGNSYREQINRYLEKVEDFFDGLIPLLKGVVRSYQENVEYDVESDIRSKIKNISLPPDLHEEKAVFIAKQVASYLQRKDLIVSLVKRYPGFTVFGDDGWLVDIPSERLKKAGYYDSLADVYRKSEIVVDVNRVVIRDGFTQRIFDALACGSFVVTSSKPAVHEFFNTSGPLQEVVTFRSQCALTQQIDYYLEHKDEMTAIASRGQKKVLSLHTYDHRIRQMLSISSAYLKKISSEL from the coding sequence TTGGCTCTGAAAAGAGTTCCTGATCTGAAACTGGTATTATTTGAAATCTCCTCTCATCCAGGGGCAACTGCAGCCAATGACCTGCTGAAAATCCTCTCTGAAGAACCATGTCCGATTCTACTCACTGTAAACGAGTGGGGTCTTGACAGTGATGGAATTCTTCATCAGTTCATGTCTGAAAAAAACATGCTCCATGTAAACTGGTTTGTCGATGATCCGGTTTTTGATGAAATGATGCTCAAGAAAAAATTCCGACCCTCTCCGATGCGAATCGATTTTGTTTCAGACAGAGGGTATATCCCCTGGATGATTAAAAAGAACTACAACCCCTTTTTTCTCCCTCTTGGCACCGACCCCTCTATCTTTCACCCTTCCGTGCCAGGTGAGTCAAAGGAGCACCAGATTGTTTTTGTGGGAAACTCCTACCGGGAACAGATAAACAGGTATCTGGAAAAGGTGGAGGATTTTTTTGATGGCCTCATTCCTCTTCTTAAAGGGGTTGTCCGCTCATATCAGGAAAATGTGGAGTACGATGTTGAGAGTGACATCAGGTCAAAAATCAAGAATATTTCTCTTCCCCCCGATCTCCATGAGGAGAAAGCGGTTTTTATTGCAAAACAGGTAGCCAGTTATCTTCAGAGAAAAGATCTCATTGTATCTTTGGTCAAAAGATATCCAGGTTTCACTGTTTTCGGTGATGATGGCTGGCTGGTGGATATACCCTCAGAAAGGCTTAAAAAAGCGGGTTACTATGACAGCCTGGCAGATGTTTACCGCAAATCGGAAATTGTTGTGGATGTAAATAGAGTGGTTATACGCGATGGATTCACTCAGAGGATTTTTGATGCACTGGCATGCGGAAGCTTTGTGGTCACAAGCTCAAAACCTGCTGTACATGAATTCTTCAACACATCCGGACCACTTCAGGAAGTGGTGACATTCAGAAGCCAGTGTGCTCTTACCCAGCAGATAGATTATTATCTGGAACACAAAGATGAGATGACGGCAATTGCTTCCAGAGGACAAAAAAAGGTTCTCTCACTTCATACTTATGACCACAGAATCAGACAGATGCTCTCCATCTCTTCTGCCTACCTGAAGAAGATAAGCTCTGAACTTTAA